A DNA window from bacterium contains the following coding sequences:
- the menB gene encoding 1,4-dihydroxy-2-naphthoyl-CoA synthase produces the protein METVKWTPARVGAEDFEDVRYEKAEGIARVTIDRPHVRNAFRPRTISEMIAAFNDARDDSRIGVVILTGMGEKAFCSGGDQSIRGDAGYRDDAGVERLNALDLQRLIRTLPKPVIAAVAGYAVGGGHVLHLMCDLTIAADNAVFGQTGPRVGSFDGGYGASYLARIVGQKKAREIWFLCRQYSAQQALDMGLVNCVVPYDRLEAETVRWSREMLANSPMALRCLKAALNADCDGQAGLQELAGNATLLFYQTAEGQEGRNAFNEKRAPDFSKFARHP, from the coding sequence ATGGAGACCGTGAAGTGGACGCCGGCCCGGGTGGGCGCCGAGGACTTCGAGGATGTCAGATACGAGAAGGCCGAGGGCATCGCGCGGGTGACGATCGACCGGCCGCACGTCCGCAACGCCTTCCGTCCGCGCACGATCAGCGAGATGATCGCCGCCTTCAACGACGCCCGCGACGATTCGCGGATCGGCGTCGTGATCCTGACAGGCATGGGGGAGAAGGCCTTCTGCTCGGGCGGCGACCAGTCCATTCGCGGCGACGCGGGCTATCGGGACGACGCAGGCGTCGAGCGCCTGAACGCCCTCGACCTGCAGCGGCTGATCCGCACCCTGCCCAAGCCGGTCATCGCCGCGGTGGCGGGCTACGCCGTCGGCGGCGGGCACGTGCTGCACCTGATGTGCGATCTGACCATCGCCGCCGACAACGCGGTCTTCGGGCAGACCGGCCCGCGGGTCGGCTCCTTCGACGGCGGCTACGGCGCCAGCTACCTGGCCCGCATCGTCGGCCAGAAGAAGGCGCGCGAGATCTGGTTCCTCTGCCGCCAGTACAGCGCGCAGCAGGCCCTCGACATGGGTCTGGTCAACTGCGTCGTGCCGTACGACCGGCTCGAGGCCGAAACCGTCCGCTGGAGCCGCGAGATGCTCGCCAACAGCCCTATGGCGCTGCGCTGTCTCAAGGCGGCCCTGAACGCCGATTGCGACGGTCAGGCCGGACTGCAGGAACTGGCCGGCAACGCGACGCTGCTCTTCTACCAGACCGCCGAGGGACAGGAGGGCCGCAACGCCTTCAACGAGAAGCGGGCACCGGATTTCT